The genomic region GCTAATATTGAGCAGAATGGTCGGATCACGGAAGGACAACAGACCGCGCGGACGCCAGAGCATAATGGCAACAATACCTGCCCCGAAGATCAGCATGCGATATTCGGCCAGTTCACGGAACATTTCCGGGAAACCGATCATCACAATTGCTGCCAACACGACGCCGATCTGGCTGCCCATGCCGCCCAGAACCACAATCGCAAGAATCACAGCCGATTCAAGGAAGGTGAAGCTTTCCGGGCTGATGAAGCCCTGACGGGTTGCAAAGAACGCACCGGCAAAACCACCAAACATCGCGCCGATGGCAAATGCCGACAGCTTGGTGTTGGTCGGGTTGATGCCAAGCGAACGGCAGGCAATTTCATCCTCGCGAAGCGCTTCCCAGGCACGCCCGATCGGCAGTTTGCGCAGACGCAGGGTCACGAAGTTGGTCACCAGTGCCAGCACAAGGATCAGGTAGTACAGGAAGATCAGACGATGCATGGACGAGTATTCCATGCCGAACAGCTCGTTAAAGCCAATCGTCCCTTCCGGAACACGCCGCGAAAAATCGGCCAGCCCAAAGAAGCTCGGACGTTCAATCGACGAAATTCCGTCCGGACCACCGGTAAGGTCATACCAGTTGATCAAAACAACACGAATGATCTCGCCAAAGCCCAGTGTCACGATCGCAAGATAGTCACCGCGGAGACGCAGAACCGGGAAGCCGAGGATAATCCCGAAGCTTGCCGCAAAGATACCGGCCAGCGGCAGGCACAGCCAGAAGCTCAGATCGAAGTTCTGTGACAGCAATGCATAGGAGTACGCCCCGACCGCATAGAATGCCACATAGCCCAGATCCAGAAGACCGGCCAGACCAACCACAATGTTCAGGCCCCACCCCAGCATGATGTAAATCATCACAAGGGTCGCAAGGTCGATTGCGGAACGGTCTTCGCCAAAGATGAACGGGAAAATGATAAAGAAGATAATCCCGATCAGACCGATTTTCTTGGTGTTCGAACGATACGCCAACTGGATTTTGGACGACAGTTTGGCGCTTTCATCGACATCAGCCGCGGTCTTGTCTTTCATCGTGAAATAGGCCGTGGCAAAAATTATCGCCACAAACGCGATACCAACGATGGTGCTGACGACACTTGAAAACACCATGTCGAGGAAGACCGGCGAAACCCAGCGGTCATCAAGTTCGCGGAAACGTACGAACATTTCAAAAACGGCAACGGCAGAAAGCGTAATCAGAACGGCTTGGCCAAGACGTGAAATGTTCTCGCGGCGGAAAATCAGGCCAAGACGACCAATCACGGTTGCACCGATTGCAATCAGGACAAGATCCCAACGCACGGCCAGTTCCAGACCGGTCGGACGGTCAACCGTCTCGACACCAAGGAGCATGACCGACATCAACAGCGCAATCACGGCAAAGAACGCAAGTTCCTTGACCACTTCCGAGCCATTGGTACGAGAAGAAGCAAATGCAGCAGACATCAGACTTTCTCCACCTCCGGCTTGCCGAGCAGACCCCACGGACGGAAGATCAGCACAAGAACCAGAATGCCAAACGTTGCGACATCCTTGTATTCAATCGTGAGATACCCCGACCAGAAAGCCTCGATCAGACCGATCAGAAGACCACCAAGCATTGCGCCCGGCAAAGATCCGATACCGCCAAGAACGGCTGCGGTGAACGCCTTAACACCGGCAAGGAAGCCGATATAGAAGTCGATCACGCCGTAATACAACGTCACCATCATCCCCGCGACCGATGCCAGGGCAGCACCCATGACAAACGTGGTCGAGATGGTGCGGTCGACGTTAACACCCAACAGGCCTGCCATTGTACGGTCCTGCTCACAGGCACGCTGTGCGCGGCCCAGGGACGTTTTGGCAATCAGCAGCGAGAAGACAACCATCAGCACAAATGTCAGAACGATAATCACGATCTGCATATAGCTGAGCTGAACGTCGAAATTCGCGCTTTCCATCAGGGTAATGCCGCCCTCAACAAGTGGCTGCATCGGTTTCACGCGCGCGCCCTGCGAAATCTGAACGAAGTTCTGCAGGAAGATGGACATGCCGATGGCAGAAATAAGGGCTGCCAGACGGAATGAGCCGCGCAGCGGCCGATATGCAACCCGTTCCACGCCCCAACCATAGACAGAGGTCAGAACCATTGAAACGAACAGCATCAAAAGAAGGGTAAGAGGTAGAATTCCGCTGATACCGGCAGCCTGACAGATCAGGAAGGTAATCAGGGAATGGAACGCACCGATCATATAGATCTCACCGTGCGCAAAGTTGATCATGCCAATAATGCCATAAACCATCGTGTAACCGATGGCGATCAGACCATAAATGGCCCCCAGCGTCAGACCATTGATCAATTGTTGTAGGAAATAAGCCCAATCCATTGCACAACCTTAGATTTGGCACAGACATACAAGGACTTCGCCAGATCAGCAGAAGGTATCAATTCACACACAGATGTAATGATTGGATGAGACACTGTCTCCCCATAGCCCCCTGGCAAACCCGCAAAGCCTCCGTCTTATTGTTATCGGGTAACCCCCGGTTTTAACCCTCTATGCCGGTCATTCTTTTTGCGACCATTACATAAAGAGCGCGATTAGAGCGAGGACATTAGACACACGATTTCAAACCCTGCAAGCCGCTTTGACATTTTAGTGAAAATCACCAAAACAGGATTTGAAATTGGCATAAAACACTGACTTCGAAAGTCACCCACGCTTTATATTGTATAAATTATCCCTTTTTGAGAACGTATTCAAGTTTTTGTGCAGCAACGCGCTTCAGTTGTTCCGGATTCCGGCTGACAGGTCCGGCAACAGTCACTTCCACGCCTGTTTTGCCATCAATGGCCGTACACCGCAGATAGGTGCCGACTTGCCGAAGCTCAAAATAAATTTCGTTCGAGGTGTTATAGCGTGAGGTCATTGATGCACTGCTGTTATCAAAAATGGACTTGTCTATTGTGCTCCCATTTTCAGACAACGCAACATATAACAAAACGGGCCCGGAAATCCGGACCCGCTCGTTTGGTACTGCTTCTGGGTGCTTCTATTTCTCGCCATCCAGCATTTTAACGATGGCTGAAAAGTCCATGCCACCGTTGCCGCCATTGGAATAAAGCGCATAAAGGCTTTCGGCCAACGCCCCCATCGGGGTTGTTGCGCCAGATGCCGCTGATGCCTGCTGGGCAAGCTTCAAGTCTTTCAGCATCATATCCACCGCAAAGCCCGGCTGATAATCGCGGTTGGCCGGGGACGTCGGTACCGGCCCCGGGACCGGGCAATAACTTGTCAAAGCCCAGCACTGACCCGATGCCTTTGAAGACACCTCAAACAGTTTCTGGGCATCCAGTCCAAGGCGCTTCGCCAGCATGAAGGCCTCGGACACTGCAATCATGCTGACACCAAGCACCATGTTGTTGCAGATCTTCGCCGCCTGCCCTGCACCGCTGTCACCGGCATGAATGATATTGCAGCCCATGCCCGCCAAAATGGGCTGCGCACTGGCAAAGTCCGCCTCAGATCCACCGACCATGAATGTCAGGGTACCTGCCGCCGCACCGGCCGTCCCGCCAGAGATCGGGGCATCAACAACCCCAAGACCAGCCCCACGGGCCAGCTCGGCTGCCTTGCGGGCCGAGTCCACATCTATTGTCGAACTGTCGATCAGAACTGTACCCGGCTTGGCATGTGCAATGATACCGTCCAGTCCATCATAAACGCCAAGCACGTGCTTGCCCGCGGGCAAAACAGTGACAACAAATTCGACATCGCTGGCCGCTGCACCCACCGATGCCGCCTTTGAGGCACCGGCCTCCACGGCCTTTGCCACCGCATCCGCCGACAGATCAAAGACCTTGACCGCATGTCCGGCCTTCACAAGGTTGGCCGCCATTGGGCCGCCCATATTGCCCAGACCAATAAAACCGATATTCGCCATTTGAAGTCTCCTCTGACACCCTATCTGGGTGTTTTGTTCTGATTTATGGTGATCTGGCAGGGTGATGTTCCCTGTCCAATAGCCTAAAGATTAAGCTCTTTGTCTTTTGGCAGTTTTTCGAAATATTCCGCCACTTCGCGTGGATCGACCTGACCGATATCACCATGCTGCCATTTCGGCGCATGATCCTTATCGACAATCACCGCCCGCACACCTTCAAACAGGTCCGGCTTGCACACCATGCGCTGAGACAGGCGATATTCCATGTTCAGGACCTCTGCCAGCGACATATCGCCCCCCTGACGGATTTGTTCGAAACTGACGCACAGCGATGTCGGCGATTTGCCCAGCAACGTCTCAAGCGTCTCTGTGCCAAATGCACTGGCCGTATTCCGCAAGGCTTCAAATATCGCCGCAACACTGTCGCCAGCAAAGCAGTGATCGATCTCGCTGCGAATTTCTGAAAGTGACGCTGAACCGAACGGCGTTTCATGCTTGTTCAGGATATCATCGGCAATGGCAAAGCCATCACCGTCCCACGCCGCATTTGCCAGCGCCCCCTTAATGGCATCCAGTTTCGCACTTTCCGCCCCATGGGTTGCGAGTCCGGCATAAAGACAATCTGCTGCCTTGATCCGCGCCCCGGTCAAACCAAGATACATCCCTATTTCGCCAGGACACCGCGGCAGGAAATAGCCCCCGCCGACATCCGGGAAAAATCCAATACCGGTTTCAGGCATGGCAAAAAGCGTGCGTTCGGTCACAACCCGGAACCGGCCATGAATTGAAACCCCGACACCACCGCCCATGGTAATCCCGTCCATCAGGGCGATATAGGGCTTTGGATAGGTCGCGACATAGTGGTTCAGGTGATATTCCCGACGATAAAATGCATCAAGCATCTCTTCGTCATCAACCTTGCGGGCATCATAAAGACCACGAATGTCGCCACCTGCGCAGAATGCCTTTTCGCCGACCCCTTCAATGACAACGACTTTCACCGATGGATCCTGTTCCCAGGATTTCAGCTGCGCCATCATCATGTCGACCATCACCAGATCAAGCGCATTAAGCGCCTTGGGACGGTTCAACAGGATACGCCCAACCGGACCATCCTGCGAAAACAGAACGGGGGCTTCGGCGCCAGTTTCCGATGAATTTGATGCAGTACTCATAACCTAGTCTTTCAGGGCTGCACGCGCGATGATCAGGCGCATGATTTCATTCGTACCTTCAAGGATCTGGTGCACTCGCAGATCGCGCAAAAGTCGTTCAATAGGATATTCGCGAATATAACCATATCCGCCATGAAGCTGCAGTGCTTCGTTGCAGACATTAAAACCGATATCTGTCGCAAACCGCTTTGCCATGGCACAGAACTGTGTGGCATCGTCGGTCTTGTGATCAAGCTTCCATGCCCCTTTATGAAGCATCAGCCGCGCCGCTTCGAGTTCGGTTACCATATCGGCGAATTTGAACTGCAACGCCTGAAACTGATCAAGGCTTTTGCCAAACTGCTTGCGCACTTTCATGTGCTCGCGCGCATGCTCCATCGCCGCACGCGCCCCACCGATCGAACAGGCCGCAATGTTCAGCCGTCCACCATCAAGGCCCTTCATGGCGAATTTGAAACCTTCGCCCTCTTCGCCCAAACGGTTTTCGACCGGCACCTTGCAGTTACTGAAGATAACGGCTGCGGTCGGCTGACTGTTCCAGCCCATTTTTTCTTCAAGCTTGCCAAATGAAAGCCCCTCGGCGTCCTTCGGCACAATGAAGGTCGAAATGCCTTTCGGGCTCTCATCGCCGGTGCGCGCCATTACAACATAGATGTCGCTGCGCGATCCGCCGGAAATAAACGCCTTCTCGCCATTCAGGATATAATGATCGCCATCCCGTTCGGCCCGGGTGCGAAGCGACCCGGCATCTGATCCTGCCCCCGGCTCGGTCAGGCAATAACTTGCGAAATGTTCCATGGTGACAAGTTTGGGCAGATATTTCGCCCGTTGCGCATCATCGCCAAACGTATCGATCATCCAGCAGGCCATATTATGGATCGAAATATACGCCGCTGTTGACGGACAAGCTGCCGCAAGCTCTTCAAAAATGACCGCAGCATCAAGGCGCCCAAGACCTGTGCCACCATGTTCTTCGCCGGTATAGATCGCGGCAAAACCAAGTTCGGCTGCCTTGCGCAGGGTTTCTTCGGGAAATGTATGATTGGCATCCCAGTCGCCAGCATAGGGCGCCATTTCATTCTGCGCGAAATCCCGCGCAGCCTCGGCAAATGCCTGCTGATCTTCAGACAGGTTGAATTCCATTGGATCGCCGCCTCTTTTGCTTTTGTATTTTCCCTTTACGTAAACGTGAAATCGGCCTCTTGTCAATTCATTCGGTATAATCGTACCGAATTATCATAATTGTAATCACGGGTACTCGGTTCTCTATCCTTTCGGCAAATGTTTCTTGCGAATACCGGGTCGCTGCGCATACCCTCCTCACCTCAGCAATCACAATAAATCAGGGAAACATCCATCATGTCTTCGACCAAGCCGGAAACCATTGTCCTTCACGCCGGTTATCGTGCGGAACCGACAACCGGTTCTGTCGCCGTGCCGCTGTATCAAACCACCAGTTATGAGTTCCGCGACACCCAGCATGCCGCAGATCTTTTTGCGCTCAAGGAACTGGGAAACATCTATACCCGCCTGATGAACCCGACCAATGACGTGCTTGAACAGCGCGTGGCTGCCCTTGAAGGTGGTGCTGCGGCTGTCGCACTGGCATCGGGTCAGGCTGCATCGACCTTCTCGATCCTGAACATCGCGCAGGCGGGCGACAACATCGTCAGCTCCACCGACCTTTACGGTGGCACCTGGAACCTGTTTGCCAACACCTTCAAACAGATGGGCATCGAAGTCCGCTTTGCTGACCCGGCCGATCCGGAAAACTTCCGTCGCCTTGCCGATGACAAAACGCGCGCCTTCTACGCCGAAACCCTGCCCAACCCGAAACTACAGGTCTTCCCGATCCGCGAAGTTGCCGATATCGGTGATGATCTGGGCATTCCGCTGATCGTTGATAACACCGCAGCCCCGGTGATCTGCAAACCGATCGAACATGGCGCAAGCATTGTCATGTATTCGACAACCAAATTCATTGCCGGTCATGGCACATCGGTTGGCGGGATCGTGGTTGATTCGGGTAAGTTCGATTGGGAAAAACATGCAAAACGCTTCCCGCTTCTGAACGAACCAGACCCCAGCTATCACGGTGCCGTCTGGACCGAGGCAGTCAAACCGATTGGCCCGGTGGCCTACGCGATCAAACTGCGTTGCACCCTTCTGCGTGATGTTGGCGCGGCTGCGTCTCCGTTTAATTCGTTCCAGACCATTCAGGGCATGGAAACCTTGCCGCTTCGCATGGAACGGCATTGCGAAAACGCGCTCAAGGTCGCCGACTTCCTGGCATCCCACCCGAAAGTCACCAAGGTCATCCATCCCAGCAAACAGGATGGCGAAGCCCGCCGTCGCGCGGACAAATACCTTAAAGGCGGTTTGGGTTCACTGATGGGCTTTGAACTGGCAGGCGGCAAAGACGCCGGCGAGAAATTCATCAACTCGCTGGAGCTGTTCTACCATGTCGCCAATATCGGCGATACGCGATCCCTTGCCATTCATCCGGCGACGACGACTCACAGCCAGCTTTCCGAGAAAGACCGTCTGTCATCAGGCGTGACCGACGGCTATGTCCGCCTGTCGATTGGCATCGAACATATTGATGACATTCTGGCGGATTTGACGCAGGCACTTGATAAAGCCTGATCAGCCGACACATCGCCCTATTTTAAAGAACCGGCCAGACAATTGTCTGGCCGGTTTTTTGTTGACGGTTTTGCATGCGCGCGATAACCAATATCGGCAATACATGCATAACATGCAAAACAGGCATACAGATGTCGAGCGTTTCAAGCCGTCAGGACGAAATCCAGAAACTCCTGCGCAGCCAGGGCACCGTTCATATCCATGATCTGGCCGCCCTCTTTCACGCATCCCTTGATACGATCCGGCGTGATCTGCGCCAGATGGAGGAAGATGGTTATTTGCGTCGCATTCATGGGGGTGCCGTTCTGCCCAATACGGCATCTGAAAGCTATGCTGACCGCGCACAGGAACTGCAACCCGAGCGGACTACGATTGCCCAAAAGGCCGCACGCGAACTGATCCCTGATGATTGCGTGGCGTTTTTTGACAGCGGCACCACCATCTGCGAAGTCGCGCGCAACCTCAAACCTTCCTTTCGCGGAACAGTCATCACGGTCAATCCGATGATCGCGGTCGAACTTGCCGATCACCCTCATGCCAACGTCATCATGTTGGGCGGCACGTTGCGAAAACAGGACATGGTGGTGTGCGGCCCGACGACCCTTGATCAACTCAGAAACTTTAATGCCGATATCGCACTGCTTGGCACCTGCGCGCTTCACCCCGAGGCTGGCCTTTCGACCAGCAGCACCGAAGAACGCGCGACCAAGGCGGCCATGATCGCCCAATCGGCCGAGGTCATTGCCATCACCACCGCCGATAAACTTGAAACCAGTTTGCCGCACCGGGTCTGCGACATTGATGCGATTTCCCATCTGGTCACCGGGCGCAAACTGTCAAACGGTTATCTTGCCAATTACACCCGGCGTGGTTTGAACGTCATTCAGGCCTAAACGCCTGCCCTCGCCTTGCGGAGAAACTCGTTAAATGCAAACCCACGCCACTGCCCATAACCGGGTGCGCGCCATCTTCTTTTTGCATGGTGCCGCTTTTTCAAGCTGGGTGCCGCATATCCCGCTGGTGCAGGAACGTCTTGGCCTTGGCCATGACGAACTTGGCGGCATTTTGCTGGCGGCGGCCATCGGGGTACTTGCCGTGATGCCGATCGCCGGAAGACTGGCAGACCGGTTTGGCAGCGAACGCGTGGTGCGCTATTCGGGGCTGTTTTATTTTATCGCGGTTGGCCTGCCCGCCTTTATGCCCGATTATCTCAGCATTTCGATCGCGATGTTCGCACTGGGCTTTTCCGGTGCCTTTCTGGATGTCGCGATGAATGCCAATGGACTGCAGGTCGAGCGCGTCAAGGGTCGCAGCATCATGTCAGGATTACATGGTTTCTGGAGTCTCGGCGGTTTTGTCGGAGCGGGGATTGCCGCCGCCTGGTTCGCCCTGCCCATTGGCAATGAATTCCATCTGCCAATCGTTCTCTCGCTGTTTCTGATCGCGCACATTATCGCACAAGCGGGACTTCTTTCGGATCAGGCGGCAACGGAACATCTGTCTGGCCCGAAGGATGCCAGCCAAACCGCAGCCGCAAAGACCAAGGATCGCAATCTGTTCCTGATGCTGTTGCCGTTCGGGGTCTGTGCCTTCATAGGGCAGTTCGGTGAAGGTGTCCTGACCGACTGGGCGACGGTGTTTATGAATTCCGAACTGTCGTCCGGCCCGACATTGGCCGCCGTCGGCTTTGCCATCTATTCCTTTGCCATGGCCGCTACCCGCCTGTCCGGTGATGCACTGGTCACCCGGTATGGTCGCGTGCCGGTATTGCTGACAAGTTCGGTACTGGCATCCCTTGGCACCCTTATTTTGACCCTGTCCCCCAATATCGTTGTCGCCTGGATCGGCTGCGGGATTGCCGGTATGGGGCTTGCGGTGATCCTGCCGCTATTGCTGTCTGCGGCATCCCAGACAACGGGCAAAGGTGGTGGTGCGGTTGTATCGATCATTGCCGCAACCGGCTATTCCGCCATCATGGCCGGGCCACCGGTGATCGGTGCCATTGGTGAAGCCCTCGGACTGGTCACGGCCTTTGCCCTGACATCAGCATTCCTTGCCATGATTATCCCGGTTTACCTGTTAACCATGCGCAGGCGTTGGCAAATTGCGGCCAATGGTTGATCAACGGCGCAATCTGTCCCATAAATTGCCCAGCCTCACAGTATAGAGAACAGATCATGGTCAACAAATTCGCCTATGGCACCTTCCCCAGCACCCGGCAGCGCCGCAACCGCATGACCGACTGGTCGCGCCGCATGGTCGCGGAAACGCGGTTGACCTCCCATGATCTGATCCTGCCTGTCTTTGTCATTGATGGCAAAAACGAACGCACGCCGATCCCGTCCATGCCCGGCGTTGAACGCCAGTCGGTCGATATCTTGGTCGAAACCGCCAAACACGCCGAAAAGCTCGGCATTCCGGCCCTTGCCCTGTTTCCCTATATCGATGCCAGCCTGAAAACCAAGGACGCCCGCGAAGCCTATAACCCCGACAACGTCGTGTGCCGCGCGGTCAAGGCGATCAAGGATGCCTGCCCCAATCTGGGCGTGATCACAGACGTCGCGCTGGATCCTTTCAACGCCGACGGGCAGGACGGCATTGTGGTCGATGGTCAGATCCTTAATGACGAAACGACCGAGGCCCTTGTCCGTCAGGCGCTTGTGCAGGCACAGGCAGGGTGTGACGTGGTTGCACCGTCCGACATGATGGATGGCCGCATTGGCGCGATCCGCAAAGTCCTTGAAGAATCGAGCCTCAAGAACGTTCAGATCATGGCCTATTCGGCCAAGTACGCATCTGCCTTCTATGGTCCGTTCCGTGATGCAATCGGCTCGGCCAGCGCGCTTGGCAAGGCCGACAAGAAAACCTATCAGCTGGATCCGGCCAACAGCGATGAGGCCATGCGCGAAGTCGCCTATGACCTTGATGAAGGTGCAGACTCGGTCATCGTCAAACCGGGCCTGCCCTATCTTGATGTGCTTTATCGCGTCAAACAGGAATTCGGCGTGCCGGTCTTTGCCTATCAGGTATCGGGCGAATACGCGATGATGCGTGCCGCCGGGCAGAATGGCTGGCTTGATTATATTGGCTGCGCCATTGAAACCCTGTCCTGCTTCAAGCGTGCCGGGGCATCCGGTGTTCTGACCTATAGCGCGATTGAAGTCGCCGAGGCACTGGAAGGCTGATTTCACCGCCGCCAAGGCAAGTAAGAAAAAAGGGCCTCAATCGAGGCCCTTTTGTTTTGGGAGGCGAACCTCAAATCATGCGGACTTTGCCGCGATGCCATCCTCATCATCTTCAATGCCATGGCCAATCGCCCGCGCGCAGAAATGCGGACGCAGGCCGGACCGGGCAAACACGCCTTCGATATCCTGCCCATCAAGGAACCCGCCCTGATGGACCAGAAGGGTTTTGATGCCCGACGCCAATCCACCCAGCACATCGGTATGCACCGTATCGCCCACCATCAACACACGGCTGCGATCAACACCGGGATGGCGTTTCAGGACTTCCTCAAACACATGGTGATACGGTTTGCCAACACATTGCGGCATGACACCGGATGCATCGCCCGCCAGATGCGCGAAGTACCCCGACTCAACCGAAAGGAAATCGCCCATCGGCGCACAGATATCGGGATTACCGACCAGAACCGGCCGCGGATTATCCTTAAGGCTCTGCTCCAGAAGCGCTTGCTGGGTATCGGTCCAACTATCGGAGTCAATCAACAGGAAGCCGCCAACCGCATCATAAAGCGCAGGGTCACTGCCAAGCGGCTGGACCCGACCGGGCAGAATGTCAAACGGCCAGTCGGTCGGCGCCATTGCCCCCCAATGGCTGATGTCGGCATATTCGCCCATCAGCGGGGCCACAAACTGCTGGCTGCTGATCAGGCTGTTATTGTCAAAATCAAAGCCGCGTTTGCGATGACGCGCCAGAATGGCCTCGCCGGAGCTTGAGGCATCATTGGTGACAACCGCAATCTTCTTGCCCATTTCCTGCAAGGTCGCGACCGTTTTGACCGCACCGGGAATGGCACTTTGTCCGCTATTGAGTACGCCAAAGGCATCAAACACGATCAGATCAAACTGATCGGCAATCGCCAAAAGATTATCGACATAATCGGTTGCTTTGGGCACGGCATCGGGTGCGACCTGTGGCAGACGCGGTGCATAGCGCAAATAGGCATCCAGGGCCTGCGCAAAATCCAGTTGCAACCGATTGGCACTCATCGTCATTTCTCCCACACGAACGGCACGTTATTAAAATTCTGGCGTATTCAAACCGATTAGCGCGTTAATTACACCCAAAATTATTCGCAACACCACAAACGCGGATAATCAACCAGAACACATCACGCAACTTCATTACCCATGCATCACACGCATAGCAATAAATAGTATCAAATCTGCGTCAGCCATCCACTTTAGAACAGTTAACGAGAGATTTCAGGGATTTCTGCGCTTTTCAATCCGCAGACATGCAAAAAATGCATTGGATTATATCCGCAATCACCCTTAGATTGCCCTCACGAAATGAATAGGACGTATCGACTGATGAATGCGCCACCAAGCAGTTGATCATTCGATACATCCCATGCAAACCGACACGTCAAACCAGCTAACTATTCCTGTGTGGAATATCTCGGTGAGAACATGCCGGTTAACTGAACAGACGCCGAATAATCGGCCGGTTTGAAATAGGTGATGAAATGATCGTAACCAAGATTTTTGCTTTCCTTCGCGCTCTGCGCGTTCAGTACCAGACCCAGAATGCGCTGCGTAAGCTTGATACGCGCGAACTGGCAGACATCGGTCTGAACCGCGACATGATCGACGATGTTGCACACCGTGTTGCTTTCGGTCGCTAAGCCACGACCGTAGCGTCCATGAGGAAGACCCCGACAGTATCTGTCGGGGTTTTTCTTTGTCCGGATTTTGGGATCGCCGCTAAAAGATCCGCTTTGCCTGCTTCTTCTTAGTTGGCAAACAGGACCTTGTGCTCTTCACGAAGCACATTTTTCTGCACCTTGCCCATCGCATTACGTGGCAGTTCATCGACAAAGAACACGCGCTTGGGCACCTTGAAGTTGGCAAGCTCGGACTTTATCGCGGCAATCACGCCCTCTTCGCTTAAGCCACCTTTTTCTTCCGGCACGATCACAGCAACGACCGCTTCACCAAAGTCGGGATGTTGGACGCCAATCACAGCACTTTCAACAACCCCCTCCATTTTGTCGATCAGGGTTTCGATTTCCTTGGGATAAACGTTAAACCCGCCGGAAATAACCAGATCCTTGGCCCGCCCGACAATATGGACATAGCCCTTGGCGTCGATCTTGGCGATATCACCGGTGATAAAGAACCCGTCTTTGCGGAATTCCTCGGCGGTTTTTTCGGGCATCTGCCAATAACCGGCAAATACGTTCGGTCCGCGCGCTTCAAGAACGCCGATCTCATCGACGCCCAGAACATTGCCATCCTCATCGCAAACCCGCACCTCGACATCGGGCAATGCCGGACCAACCGTATGAACGATGCGTTCGCCATCCAGCGGATTGGATGTCGCCATGCCCATCTCCGTCATGCCGTAACGTTCCAACAACGCCTTGCCGGTCCGCTCTTGGAACGCGGTAAAGGTTTCAGGCAAAAGCGGTGCTGACCCTGAAATGAACAACCGCATGTTTGCCGTCAAGTCCTTGGTGAAATCATCCCCCGACAACAAACGAACATAGAATGTCGGAACGCCCATCATCACGGTGCTGCGTGGCAAAAGCGCCATCACCTGATCGCGATCAAACTTCGGCAGGA from Thalassospira indica harbors:
- the livM gene encoding high-affinity branched-chain amino acid ABC transporter permease LivM; translated protein: MSAAFASSRTNGSEVVKELAFFAVIALLMSVMLLGVETVDRPTGLELAVRWDLVLIAIGATVIGRLGLIFRRENISRLGQAVLITLSAVAVFEMFVRFRELDDRWVSPVFLDMVFSSVVSTIVGIAFVAIIFATAYFTMKDKTAADVDESAKLSSKIQLAYRSNTKKIGLIGIIFFIIFPFIFGEDRSAIDLATLVMIYIMLGWGLNIVVGLAGLLDLGYVAFYAVGAYSYALLSQNFDLSFWLCLPLAGIFAASFGIILGFPVLRLRGDYLAIVTLGFGEIIRVVLINWYDLTGGPDGISSIERPSFFGLADFSRRVPEGTIGFNELFGMEYSSMHRLIFLYYLILVLALVTNFVTLRLRKLPIGRAWEALREDEIACRSLGINPTNTKLSAFAIGAMFGGFAGAFFATRQGFISPESFTFLESAVILAIVVLGGMGSQIGVVLAAIVMIGFPEMFRELAEYRMLIFGAGIVAIMLWRPRGLLSFRDPTILLNISQKEKVAGEIK
- a CDS encoding ABC transporter permease subunit, producing the protein MDWAYFLQQLINGLTLGAIYGLIAIGYTMVYGIIGMINFAHGEIYMIGAFHSLITFLICQAAGISGILPLTLLLMLFVSMVLTSVYGWGVERVAYRPLRGSFRLAALISAIGMSIFLQNFVQISQGARVKPMQPLVEGGITLMESANFDVQLSYMQIVIIVLTFVLMVVFSLLIAKTSLGRAQRACEQDRTMAGLLGVNVDRTISTTFVMGAALASVAGMMVTLYYGVIDFYIGFLAGVKAFTAAVLGGIGSLPGAMLGGLLIGLIEAFWSGYLTIEYKDVATFGILVLVLIFRPWGLLGKPEVEKV
- a CDS encoding DUF6898 family protein; protein product: MTSRYNTSNEIYFELRQVGTYLRCTAIDGKTGVEVTVAGPVSRNPEQLKRVAAQKLEYVLKKG
- the mmsB gene encoding 3-hydroxyisobutyrate dehydrogenase, giving the protein MANIGFIGLGNMGGPMAANLVKAGHAVKVFDLSADAVAKAVEAGASKAASVGAAASDVEFVVTVLPAGKHVLGVYDGLDGIIAHAKPGTVLIDSSTIDVDSARKAAELARGAGLGVVDAPISGGTAGAAAGTLTFMVGGSEADFASAQPILAGMGCNIIHAGDSGAGQAAKICNNMVLGVSMIAVSEAFMLAKRLGLDAQKLFEVSSKASGQCWALTSYCPVPGPVPTSPANRDYQPGFAVDMMLKDLKLAQQASAASGATTPMGALAESLYALYSNGGNGGMDFSAIVKMLDGEK
- a CDS encoding enoyl-CoA hydratase/isomerase family protein; translated protein: MSTASNSSETGAEAPVLFSQDGPVGRILLNRPKALNALDLVMVDMMMAQLKSWEQDPSVKVVVIEGVGEKAFCAGGDIRGLYDARKVDDEEMLDAFYRREYHLNHYVATYPKPYIALMDGITMGGGVGVSIHGRFRVVTERTLFAMPETGIGFFPDVGGGYFLPRCPGEIGMYLGLTGARIKAADCLYAGLATHGAESAKLDAIKGALANAAWDGDGFAIADDILNKHETPFGSASLSEIRSEIDHCFAGDSVAAIFEALRNTASAFGTETLETLLGKSPTSLCVSFEQIRQGGDMSLAEVLNMEYRLSQRMVCKPDLFEGVRAVIVDKDHAPKWQHGDIGQVDPREVAEYFEKLPKDKELNL
- a CDS encoding acyl-CoA dehydrogenase family protein, which gives rise to MEFNLSEDQQAFAEAARDFAQNEMAPYAGDWDANHTFPEETLRKAAELGFAAIYTGEEHGGTGLGRLDAAVIFEELAAACPSTAAYISIHNMACWMIDTFGDDAQRAKYLPKLVTMEHFASYCLTEPGAGSDAGSLRTRAERDGDHYILNGEKAFISGGSRSDIYVVMARTGDESPKGISTFIVPKDAEGLSFGKLEEKMGWNSQPTAAVIFSNCKVPVENRLGEEGEGFKFAMKGLDGGRLNIAACSIGGARAAMEHAREHMKVRKQFGKSLDQFQALQFKFADMVTELEAARLMLHKGAWKLDHKTDDATQFCAMAKRFATDIGFNVCNEALQLHGGYGYIREYPIERLLRDLRVHQILEGTNEIMRLIIARAALKD